A window of Deltaproteobacteria bacterium genomic DNA:
TGATCCGGTGTCGACCATGAGTTATATACGATTTCCCCTGCAGTCGCTCGTGTGAACGTCTTGATTTGGTAAACCTTATCGCTCAAGCAAGTCTATTGAAAGTTTGACCAAATATTTTTTTAAGGTCGGGTACTTAGCGTTTTTTTCGTTTTTTCTTTTTCCCGCTCTTTTTAGAGGGGTTTGGGGTCGCTTTGGGCACTTCGCGGACCGGTAAATCAGCCAAAGGACGCCGATAAGCCCGAACTATCCAGTAAATTCCAAGAAAGACCATTGGAATGGACAGGTTCTGCCCCATCGTCGTACCCGTTTGCAGGATACCTAAGTGGGCGTCGGGCTCTCGGAAGAACTCAACAATAAAGCGCGAGAGGGCATAACCCACCATAAATGTTCCGGCCATCCGGCCGTGGCGTCGCAGCCCTGCAGGTGTAAATCGCATCAGGTTCAAGATGGCAAAGAGAATGACGCCCTCTAAAATACCTTCATAAAGTTGGCTTGGGTGGCGAGGTAATGGACCGCCGTGAGGAAATACAAATGCCCAGGCTACATCGGTGACACGGCCGTAGAGTTCTCCGTTGACGAAGTTTGCGACTCTACCCAGAAAAAGCCCGATACAGCAGATACTTGAGACCATATCTGCAAGAGCAAGAAACGGTACTTTCACGTGGCGCGCATAGAGATAGATGACTAGGGTGGAGCCTATGACCCCGCCATGAAAGGACATTCCACCTTTCCAGACTGCGAGTATTTCGAGTGGGTTAAAGAGGTAATATTCGGGTTTGTAGAATAAGCAGTATCCCACACGGCCGCCGAGAATCACGCCCATACATGCCCATGAGAGAAAGTCCCAGGCCTGCTCTTCGGTAATGACCGAGTCTTCACGTTTGGCGATTTTGGAAAGAAGTCCCATGCCGCCGACCAAGCCAATAATATAGGCGAGGGAGTACCAGCGGATGGCCAGCGGACCGAATTGGACCGCAATGGGATCGATATTTGGGTAGGGGAGCGCGCCCGGAATCAAATGAATGAGCTGTTCCATGCTGTCTCCAAAGGCGTTAATGCTCTTGCATATGCCAGTTGCTGGGTAGAAGCGCATGTCCCGTGTTGAGGTTACTACGAGCGACTTATACCCTGGATTTACCTGTGGGCAGGTATAGGCTGCCGGGTTGAATTGCAAGAGAGCTGCTCTAAATCACTGTAATCACTGATTTTGGTGATTGAGCCAATCGGCTGCTCCCGAGGTCGAAGTGATCTCAGCCTAAGTGGGAACTGACCCGAACCGTCAAGAGAGCTATTGACAAGAGGGCCTTCAAAATATATCCAGCCGATTCTTAAAAACCTAGCGGCCACACATCTTTACGGGCTGCAAGGCACAGAGGAGAGCTACAATGAAAGTAGTAAGTTCGATTGGCAGTCTGAAAAATCGCAGCAAAGACTGCAAAGTTGTTAAGCGTCGTGGACGTATCTACGTGATTTGCAAGAGCAATCCACGTTTTAAGGTACGCCAGGGCGGCGCTAAGATGAAGAAGTAATCGATTCAACGAATCGGTTTTGCCTCTTTGTCTCGCCTATACATTTCCCAACAAGCCGCTGAGTTGCCCCTGTAGGTTCTCCTGCATGGGCACCCGTGTATCTTTATTTTCAGCTTGTTAATGATCCTTCCCTTAGATTCCACCCATAAATCTCTTTCGACAGACGCCTGATTACGCTTTGATCAGAGGGTACACTACCGTCCCCTCATGATGGGGCAATCTAAGCGGGAGAGTCTCGATGAAGGCGAAATGTCATTCAAACCCATGGTCTTCTTTTTTGACGGCCGTCCTTATCTTAGGCCCATTGGCTGGCTGTGGTGAAAGTACTGAGGCCGGCTCGGTTAAAAATGTTTGTGGTAACGGAATCATTGAAACCGGTGAACTGTGTGATGGCTTAGCGTTTCCGTCGGGCTCCGCGTCCTGTCAGGACATGGGTTTTACGGGGGGTGAGTTAAGCTGTAATCAAAGCTGTACCATCGTGGATACAACAGGGTGCGAGGCCGACTCCGCTGATCCGAGCGATACCTCAGACCCATCGGACACCCCAGAACCATCGGATGCTTCCGATTCAAGTTCCACCAGCGATCCTGCAGATCCTTCATCTGTGGCAATTTGCGGCGACGATATCATTCAGGCCGGTGAGACATGCGATGGTTTAGATTTGGACGGGGCTGGCTGTGAGACACTCGGATTCGAGAGTGGGGCGCTGCTCTGCCTTAACGATTGCTCCGGTTTCGACACCTCAGGCTGCTCAGAGCTTTCTGGTAGCTGCGGGGACGGCGTGCTCGATGAAGGTGAACTCTGCGACGGCGATGATTTTGGGGGAGTCACCTGTGAAACGGTTGGTTACCTCGGTGGTGTCTTGGGCTGCCAACCCGACTGCATGGCCTATGTATTGGATGCCTGCGAAGCTGAGAGCGCTTGTGGCAACAGCGTTATTGATGATGGTGAGGTCTGCGATGGGCCGCTCTTAACGGGACAAAGCTGTGCAAGCCTTGGTTATCTTTCAGGCAGCTTGGCCTGCGCCGATGATTGTAGCGCCTTTGATGAAACACAATGCTGGACCGAGCCGCCGGCGGTAGAAGAGATCTGCGGTGATGGTGAGATCACAGGGTACGAAGCCTGTGATGGTACACTACTTGGATTAAACTCAGATGGAACGCTGCGGAGCTGTAATAACTTCTTCGGGCAGAACCTCGGCTCAGGAGCGCTAGGATGCACCGATGACTGTACTCTTGATTTAACTGGATGCGGGGAAGATTTATGCGAGGCTTTTGGCTTTTACGACAACGACGCTTGTGACCGTTGTGATGTCTTCGGCGGGAGCGCGGATACAGAGTGTAATCTGTGCAGCGCCGCCGATGGAATCTGCATGGATTACTACGACGGAGCACTTGGCCTTTGGACTTGTCGGTCACTTGGAACACCTGACCCAGATTGCACTTGCGGCAATGGAACGGTGGAAGGGGGCGAGTTTTGCGATGGAGATGAATTTACAACAGATTGGCAAAGTCGGGATTGCAGTTTACTCGGAGGAGCAACGGGAACGCTCGGCTGCGCCGAAGACTGCCGGCTAGATTTAAGCTCGTGTTTTTACGATGTGGTCCCTGTTTGCGGCGATGGTGTTTTACAGGGTGACGAAGTTTGTGACGTCGATACGTTGGGAGAAACCACCTGTGAATCGTTGGGATTGCCATCATTAGGACCACTAAGGTGTGCAAGCGATTGTACGGGATTCGATATGGCTGGTTGTTATGGGACTATCTCTTTGGGAGGAGCCTGC
This region includes:
- the rpmJ gene encoding 50S ribosomal protein L36, which encodes MKVVSSIGSLKNRSKDCKVVKRRGRIYVICKSNPRFKVRQGGAKMKK
- a CDS encoding prolipoprotein diacylglyceryl transferase: MEQLIHLIPGALPYPNIDPIAVQFGPLAIRWYSLAYIIGLVGGMGLLSKIAKREDSVITEEQAWDFLSWACMGVILGGRVGYCLFYKPEYYLFNPLEILAVWKGGMSFHGGVIGSTLVIYLYARHVKVPFLALADMVSSICCIGLFLGRVANFVNGELYGRVTDVAWAFVFPHGGPLPRHPSQLYEGILEGVILFAILNLMRFTPAGLRRHGRMAGTFMVGYALSRFIVEFFREPDAHLGILQTGTTMGQNLSIPMVFLGIYWIVRAYRRPLADLPVREVPKATPNPSKKSGKKKKRKKR